Proteins from a genomic interval of Pseudomonas anuradhapurensis:
- the mrcB gene encoding penicillin-binding protein 1B, translating to MTRTRNPRTPQKRPTGRSRAWLGWALKLSLVGLVIVAGFAVYLDAVVQEKFSGKRWTIPAKVYARPLELFTGQKLSKDDFLTELDALGYRRESAVNGPGAASVNGNTVDLNTRGFQFYEGMEPAQFVRVRFSGDYVAGLSGANGKALDVVRLEPLMIGGIYPKNLEDRILIKIDQVPKYLLETLVATEDRDFYSHFGVSPKSIARAVWVNTSAGSMRQGGSTLTQQLVKNFYLTSERSLSRKLTEAMMAVLLELHYDKREILEAYLNEVFVGQDGQRAVHGFGLASQFFFSQPLSELKLHQIALLVGMVKGPSYYNPRRYPERALARRNLVLDLVAEQGVASQAEVDAAKQMPLGVTKRGSLADSSFPAFLDLVKRQLRQDYRDEDLTEEGLRIFTSFDPILQMKAEASMSETFKRLAGRKGADDVESAMVVTNPETGEVQALIGSRQAGFAGFNRAIDAVRPIGSLVKPAVYLTALEQPTKYTLTSWVQDEPFSVKGADGQVWRPQNYDRRPHGTIYLYQGLANSYNLSTAKIGLEVGVPNVIKTIGRLGVNVDWPAFPAMLLGAGGMSPMQVATMYQTIANGGFNTPMRGIRSVLTAEGEPLKRYPFQIQQTFDPGAIYLVQNAMQRVMREGTGRSVYNTLPRTLTLAGKTGTSNDSRDSWFSGFSQDLLAVVWMGRDDNGKTPFTGATGALQVWTSFMKKADPLPLDMPQPDNVVQAWIDPYSGHGSDGSCPGAVQMPYIRGSEPPAGATCGGEQDPVESVMDWVKGWMN from the coding sequence ATGACTCGAACCCGAAATCCCCGTACCCCTCAGAAACGCCCGACCGGCCGTTCTCGCGCCTGGCTGGGCTGGGCCTTGAAGCTCAGCCTGGTCGGCCTGGTGATCGTTGCCGGCTTCGCGGTTTACCTCGATGCAGTTGTCCAGGAAAAGTTCTCTGGCAAGCGCTGGACCATCCCGGCCAAGGTGTATGCCCGGCCGCTGGAGCTATTCACCGGGCAGAAGCTGAGCAAGGACGACTTCCTCACCGAGCTGGATGCGCTCGGCTATCGGCGTGAAAGCGCAGTCAACGGCCCCGGTGCGGCATCGGTCAATGGCAATACGGTCGACCTCAACACCCGTGGCTTCCAGTTCTACGAGGGCATGGAGCCGGCACAGTTCGTGCGGGTGCGCTTCTCGGGCGACTACGTGGCGGGCCTTTCCGGGGCCAACGGCAAGGCGCTCGATGTGGTGCGTCTGGAGCCGCTGATGATCGGCGGCATCTACCCGAAAAACCTCGAAGACCGCATCCTGATCAAGATCGACCAGGTGCCCAAGTACCTGCTCGAAACCCTGGTGGCTACCGAAGACCGTGATTTCTACAGCCACTTCGGCGTATCGCCCAAGTCCATCGCCCGCGCCGTGTGGGTCAACACCTCGGCCGGCTCGATGCGTCAGGGCGGCAGTACCCTGACCCAGCAGTTGGTGAAGAACTTCTACCTCACCAGCGAGCGCAGCCTCAGCCGCAAGCTGACCGAGGCCATGATGGCCGTGCTGCTGGAGCTGCACTACGACAAGCGCGAAATCCTCGAGGCCTACCTCAACGAAGTGTTCGTCGGCCAGGACGGCCAGCGTGCGGTGCACGGCTTCGGCCTGGCCAGCCAGTTCTTCTTCAGCCAGCCACTGTCGGAGCTGAAACTGCACCAGATCGCCTTGCTGGTGGGCATGGTCAAAGGCCCGTCCTACTACAACCCGCGACGCTACCCCGAGCGCGCCCTCGCGCGCCGCAACCTGGTGCTCGACCTGGTGGCCGAACAGGGTGTGGCCAGCCAGGCCGAAGTGGATGCGGCGAAGCAGATGCCGCTGGGTGTGACCAAGCGCGGCAGCCTGGCAGACAGTTCGTTCCCGGCATTCCTCGACCTGGTCAAGCGTCAGCTGCGCCAGGACTACCGCGATGAAGACTTGACCGAAGAAGGCCTGCGCATCTTCACCAGTTTCGACCCGATCCTGCAGATGAAGGCCGAAGCCTCGATGAGCGAGACCTTCAAGCGCCTGGCGGGCCGCAAGGGGGCTGACGATGTCGAGTCGGCGATGGTCGTGACCAACCCGGAAACCGGTGAAGTGCAGGCGCTGATCGGCAGCCGTCAGGCCGGTTTCGCTGGCTTCAACCGCGCCATCGATGCGGTGCGCCCGATCGGCTCGCTGGTCAAGCCGGCGGTATACCTGACCGCGCTGGAACAACCGACCAAGTACACACTGACCAGCTGGGTGCAGGACGAGCCGTTCTCGGTCAAAGGCGCCGACGGCCAGGTCTGGCGGCCGCAGAACTACGACCGCCGCCCGCACGGCACCATCTACCTGTACCAGGGGCTGGCCAACTCCTACAACCTGTCGACCGCCAAGATCGGCCTGGAAGTCGGCGTGCCCAACGTGATCAAGACCATTGGCCGGCTGGGCGTGAACGTCGACTGGCCGGCCTTCCCAGCCATGCTGCTGGGCGCCGGCGGCATGTCGCCGATGCAGGTGGCGACCATGTACCAGACCATCGCCAACGGCGGCTTCAATACGCCGATGCGCGGTATCCGCAGCGTGCTCACCGCCGAGGGCGAGCCGCTCAAGCGCTACCCGTTCCAGATCCAGCAAACCTTCGACCCGGGTGCCATCTACCTGGTGCAGAACGCCATGCAGCGGGTAATGCGCGAAGGTACCGGTCGCTCGGTATACAACACCTTGCCGCGCACGCTGACCCTGGCGGGCAAGACCGGTACCAGCAACGACTCGCGTGACAGCTGGTTCTCCGGTTTCAGCCAGGACCTGCTGGCCGTGGTGTGGATGGGCCGCGACGACAACGGCAAGACGCCGTTCACTGGCGCGACCGGTGCCCTGCAGGTGTGGACCAGCTTCATGAAGAAGGCCGACCCGCTGCCGTTGGACATGCCGCAACCGGATAACGTGGTACAGGCGTGGATTGACCCCTACAGTGGCCATGGGTCTGATGGCAGCTGTCCGGGAGCGGTGCAGATGCCGTATATTCGCGGGAGTGAGCCGCCCGCCGGTGCGACCTGTGGCGGCGAGCAGGATCCAGTTGAATCGGTCATGGACTGGGTCAAAGGCTGGATGAATTAA
- a CDS encoding AAA family ATPase, which translates to MSQALITALQNPALYPHPVEGFQLIETHISWVLLTGEYAYKIKKPMNFGFLDFTSLDQRRHFCNEELRLNQRLTDGLYLEVLPITGSIEAPQIGGEGEAIEYVLKMRQFPQGQMLNTLQANGELNAAHIDQMARQIAEFHLQAPRVLVEHPLGTPDSVMAPVEQNFEQIRPFLSDKADLQQLDALEAWASSSFERLHGLLEQRKANGFIRECHGDIHLGNATLIDGQVVIFDCIEFNEPFRLTDVYADTAFLAMDLEDRGLKCLARRFISQYLELTGDYQGLELLNFYKAYRALVRAKVALFSMPANADGVQRATTLRTYRNYANLAESYSAIPSRLLAITHGVSAVGKSHVAMRMVEALGAVRVRSDVERKRLFGEQQQADAGQLSSGIYAQDASTATYQRLHEVAATVLRAGFPVVLDATYLKREQRQAAADVASQTGVPFLILDCHAPDAVIASWLAQRQAESNDPSDATLDVIKAQQANREPLDAQELAQSKRVDTQDAASMDQVIEQVRQRLPGL; encoded by the coding sequence GTGAGCCAAGCCCTTATCACCGCGCTGCAGAACCCTGCCCTGTACCCTCACCCCGTGGAGGGGTTCCAGCTGATCGAGACGCATATTTCCTGGGTGCTGCTCACCGGCGAGTATGCCTATAAGATCAAGAAACCGATGAACTTCGGCTTCCTCGATTTCACCAGCCTGGACCAGCGCCGGCATTTCTGTAACGAAGAATTGCGCCTGAACCAGCGCCTGACCGACGGCCTGTACCTGGAAGTGTTGCCAATTACCGGCAGCATCGAGGCGCCGCAGATCGGTGGAGAAGGCGAAGCCATCGAGTACGTGCTGAAGATGCGCCAGTTCCCCCAGGGGCAGATGCTCAACACCTTGCAGGCCAATGGCGAACTGAACGCCGCACACATCGACCAGATGGCCCGGCAGATCGCCGAGTTCCACCTGCAGGCTCCCCGCGTGCTGGTAGAGCACCCCCTGGGCACGCCGGACAGCGTGATGGCGCCGGTGGAACAGAACTTCGAGCAGATCCGCCCGTTCCTCAGCGACAAGGCCGACCTGCAACAGCTCGACGCCCTCGAGGCTTGGGCAAGCAGCAGCTTCGAGCGCCTGCATGGCCTGCTGGAACAGCGCAAGGCCAACGGTTTCATCCGCGAATGCCACGGTGACATCCACCTCGGCAATGCCACCCTGATCGATGGCCAGGTAGTGATCTTCGACTGCATCGAGTTCAACGAACCGTTCCGCCTGACCGACGTCTACGCCGACACCGCTTTCCTGGCCATGGACCTGGAAGACCGCGGCCTGAAATGCCTGGCCCGGCGCTTCATCAGCCAGTACCTGGAACTGACCGGTGACTACCAAGGCCTCGAGTTGCTCAACTTCTACAAGGCCTACCGCGCGCTGGTACGGGCCAAAGTGGCATTGTTCAGCATGCCGGCCAACGCCGATGGCGTGCAGCGTGCAACCACCCTGCGCACCTACCGCAACTACGCCAACCTGGCAGAAAGCTACAGTGCCATCCCGTCGCGCCTGCTGGCCATTACCCATGGCGTTTCGGCGGTGGGCAAAAGCCACGTGGCCATGCGCATGGTCGAGGCCCTGGGCGCCGTCCGCGTGCGTTCGGACGTCGAGCGCAAGCGCTTGTTTGGCGAGCAGCAGCAGGCCGACGCGGGCCAGCTGAGCAGTGGCATCTATGCCCAGGACGCCAGCACCGCGACTTACCAGCGACTGCACGAAGTCGCAGCAACCGTGCTGCGTGCCGGCTTCCCGGTAGTGCTGGATGCCACCTACCTCAAGCGTGAGCAGCGCCAGGCGGCAGCCGATGTGGCCAGCCAGACCGGTGTGCCGTTCCTGATCCTCGACTGCCATGCACCGGACGCGGTCATCGCCAGCTGGCTGGCGCAGCGCCAGGCCGAAAGCAACGATCCATCGGATGCCACGCTGGACGTGATCAAGGCCCAGCAGGCCAACCGGGAGCCACTGGATGCCCAGGAACTGGCCCAGAGCAAACGCGTCGATACCCAGGACGCCGCCAGCATGGACCAGGTGATCGAACAGGTTCGTCAGCGCTTGCCTGGGCTGTAA
- the sfsA gene encoding DNA/RNA nuclease SfsA → MLFFPPLEQGRLLRRYKRFLADIELASGEQLTIHCPNTGSMLNCMREGGQVWFSRSSDPKRKLPGTWEISETPQGRLACVNTGRANGLVEEALRAGVIAELAGFTALKREVAYGEEGSRIDFRLDFDGAPAYVEVKSVTLGYPDSLVAAFPDAVTQRGAKHLRELAKLARQGVRAVQLYCVNLTGIDAVRPAAEIDAAYSQALHSAVADGVEVLAYGTRLDAAGIVIDRRLPVLLGP, encoded by the coding sequence ATGCTGTTCTTTCCTCCACTCGAACAGGGTCGCCTGCTGCGCCGCTACAAGCGTTTTCTGGCAGACATCGAACTGGCCAGCGGCGAACAGCTGACCATCCACTGCCCGAATACTGGCTCCATGCTCAACTGCATGCGCGAAGGCGGGCAGGTGTGGTTCAGCCGCTCCAGCGACCCCAAGCGCAAGCTGCCGGGCACCTGGGAAATCAGTGAAACCCCACAGGGGCGGCTGGCCTGCGTGAATACCGGGCGGGCCAACGGGCTGGTCGAAGAAGCCCTGCGTGCCGGCGTCATCGCCGAACTGGCCGGTTTCACCGCGCTCAAGCGTGAAGTGGCCTATGGCGAGGAAGGCAGCCGCATCGACTTTCGCCTGGATTTCGACGGCGCCCCGGCCTATGTCGAAGTCAAGAGCGTGACCCTCGGCTACCCCGACAGCCTGGTTGCGGCGTTCCCTGATGCGGTAACCCAACGCGGTGCCAAGCACCTGCGCGAGCTGGCCAAGCTGGCCCGGCAGGGGGTACGCGCCGTGCAGTTGTATTGTGTGAACCTGACTGGCATCGACGCCGTGCGCCCAGCCGCGGAAATCGATGCAGCCTATAGCCAGGCCCTGCATAGCGCAGTGGCCGACGGCGTGGAAGTGCTGGCCTATGGCACGCGCCTGGACGCCGCGGGTATCGTCATCGATCGCCGTCTGCCGGTGCTGCTTGGCCCTTGA
- a CDS encoding Rieske (2Fe-2S) protein, translating to MHFLCTSQGLAEGQSRAFSVDGIELFGVRRQGQVHLYRNLCPHRGIPLNWAEDEFLDDSASLIHCAHHGALFLIESGECVAGPCEGKQLQALSCHEDSQGIWLKGQAAPADGDR from the coding sequence ATGCATTTCCTTTGTACCTCCCAAGGCCTGGCCGAAGGCCAGAGCCGCGCCTTCAGCGTAGACGGCATCGAACTGTTCGGCGTGCGTCGCCAGGGCCAGGTGCATCTGTACCGCAACCTGTGCCCGCACCGCGGCATACCGCTGAACTGGGCCGAGGATGAATTTCTCGACGACAGCGCCAGCCTGATCCACTGCGCCCATCATGGCGCGCTGTTCCTGATCGAAAGCGGCGAATGCGTGGCCGGGCCCTGCGAGGGCAAGCAGTTGCAGGCCCTGAGCTGCCATGAAGACAGCCAGGGTATCTGGCTCAAGGGCCAAGCAGCACCGGCAGACGGCGATCGATGA
- a CDS encoding ChaN family lipoprotein: protein MRHPLLSGFSLCLALALGGCQASLPPLPAWQSSEGRSHAELGHIVELASGQLISPEQLLQRLSAAPRVLVGEKHDNPDHHALQLWLLRALQGQRAQGSLLLEMLQPEQQPLVDKLAGQPVPADLPQALAWQDGWDWQLYGPIITEALRQHVPLLAANLSTAEMRQAYRQPASLLGERSNAPAVQAALLEHVRAGHCGMLPESQLPAMLAVQQQRDRRMAERLLAAPQPVLLFAGAYHVRKDLGVPLHLADLGAQGESTVLVLAEVGDWVEATEADYAWYTAATPEQDYCAQMRR from the coding sequence ATGCGTCATCCGCTGCTCTCCGGTTTCTCGCTGTGCCTGGCACTGGCGCTGGGGGGCTGCCAGGCCAGCCTGCCGCCGTTGCCGGCCTGGCAGAGCAGTGAAGGGCGCAGCCATGCCGAACTGGGGCATATCGTCGAGCTTGCCAGCGGCCAGTTGATCAGCCCAGAGCAATTGCTGCAGCGTTTGTCTGCCGCCCCACGGGTGCTGGTCGGTGAAAAGCACGACAACCCCGACCACCATGCGCTGCAACTGTGGCTGTTGCGCGCCCTGCAAGGCCAGCGGGCGCAAGGCAGCCTGTTGCTGGAAATGCTGCAGCCCGAGCAACAACCGTTGGTGGACAAGCTTGCCGGGCAACCGGTGCCGGCAGACCTGCCCCAGGCCCTGGCCTGGCAGGACGGTTGGGATTGGCAGTTGTATGGGCCGATCATCACCGAAGCCCTGCGACAACACGTGCCTTTGCTGGCAGCCAACCTTTCAACCGCCGAGATGCGCCAGGCTTATCGGCAGCCGGCTTCGTTGCTCGGTGAGCGTTCCAACGCGCCAGCGGTCCAGGCTGCCCTGCTGGAGCATGTGCGTGCCGGGCATTGCGGGATGCTGCCGGAAAGCCAGTTGCCGGCGATGCTGGCGGTGCAACAGCAGCGTGACCGGCGTATGGCCGAGCGCTTGCTGGCGGCGCCGCAGCCGGTGCTGCTGTTTGCAGGGGCCTATCACGTGCGCAAGGATTTGGGCGTGCCGTTGCACCTGGCTGACCTGGGTGCGCAAGGAGAAAGCACGGTGCTGGTGTTGGCGGAGGTGGGCGACTGGGTTGAGGCGACCGAGGCCGACTATGCGTGGTATACGGCGGCGACGCCGGAGCAGGACTATTGCGCGCAGATGCGGCGCTAG
- the dksA gene encoding RNA polymerase-binding protein DksA produces MSTVEKQKAQTMYGVEPYVETKGEEYMGEPMKQHFTKLLGAWKRDLMESVDRTVDHMKDEAANFPDPADRASQEEEFALELRNRDRERKLIKKIDKTLEKIKADEYGWCESCGIEIGLRRLEARPTADLCFDCKEIAEKKEKTVGKG; encoded by the coding sequence ATGTCCACCGTAGAAAAGCAAAAAGCCCAGACCATGTACGGTGTCGAGCCCTACGTAGAAACCAAGGGTGAAGAGTACATGGGCGAGCCCATGAAACAGCACTTCACCAAGCTTCTCGGCGCCTGGAAGCGAGACTTGATGGAAAGTGTCGACCGCACTGTGGACCATATGAAGGACGAGGCAGCCAACTTCCCCGACCCGGCCGACCGCGCCAGCCAGGAAGAAGAATTCGCCCTGGAGCTGCGCAATCGCGATCGCGAGCGCAAGCTGATCAAGAAGATCGACAAGACCCTCGAAAAGATCAAGGCCGACGAGTACGGCTGGTGCGAATCGTGCGGCATCGAGATCGGCCTGCGTCGCCTGGAAGCCCGTCCTACTGCGGACCTGTGCTTCGACTGCAAGGAAATTGCCGAGAAAAAGGAAAAGACGGTCGGCAAAGGCTGA
- a CDS encoding TfoX/Sxy family protein has product MNDELQHLKNLGKTSAQWLHAAGIHSASDLRRLGAVGAYQAVKTRGFRASKVLLYAIEGALLDMHWNDLPLERKEALNQQLDAKCPPQKNPK; this is encoded by the coding sequence ATGAACGATGAATTGCAGCATCTGAAGAACCTTGGCAAGACCTCTGCGCAGTGGCTGCATGCAGCGGGCATCCACAGTGCATCGGATCTGCGACGACTGGGCGCGGTGGGTGCGTACCAGGCCGTGAAGACGCGAGGGTTCCGCGCATCGAAGGTGCTGCTGTATGCCATTGAAGGCGCGCTTCTGGACATGCACTGGAACGATTTGCCGCTAGAACGCAAAGAAGCGCTCAATCAGCAGCTGGACGCAAAATGCCCGCCGCAAAAAAATCCGAAATAA
- a CDS encoding pyridoxal phosphate-dependent aminotransferase — translation MAHPYSARSRAIEPFHVMALLARANELQAAGHDVIHLEIGEPDFTTAAPIVAAGQAALAAGHTRYTAARGLPALREAIAGFYGQRYGLTVDPERILITPGGSGALLLASSLLVDPGKHWLLADPGYPCNRHFLRLVEGGAQLVPVGPEVNYQLTADLVQRHWDKDTVGALVASPANPTGTVLGRDELASLSTATRERHGHLVVDEIYHGLTYGMDAPSVLEVDDSAFVLNSFSKYFGMTGWRLGWLVAPPGAVADLEKLAQNLYISAPSMAQHAALACFQPETLAIFEERRAEFARRRDYLLPALRELGFRIAVEPQGAFYLYADISAFGGDAFAFCRHFLETEHLAFTPGLDFGRHLAGHHVRFAYTQSLPRLEQAVQRIARGLRSWQG, via the coding sequence ATGGCCCACCCTTACAGCGCGCGCAGCCGCGCCATCGAACCCTTCCATGTCATGGCGCTGCTGGCCCGGGCCAACGAGCTGCAGGCGGCCGGGCACGACGTGATCCACCTGGAAATCGGCGAGCCGGACTTCACCACCGCTGCGCCGATCGTCGCCGCTGGCCAGGCGGCACTCGCCGCCGGGCACACCCGGTATACCGCCGCTCGCGGCCTGCCGGCGTTGCGCGAAGCGATTGCCGGTTTCTACGGCCAGCGCTATGGCCTGACTGTCGATCCTGAACGCATCCTGATTACCCCGGGTGGCTCCGGGGCACTGCTGCTGGCCAGCAGCTTGCTGGTCGACCCCGGCAAGCACTGGCTGCTGGCCGACCCGGGTTACCCGTGCAACCGCCACTTCCTGCGCCTGGTCGAAGGCGGCGCGCAACTGGTGCCGGTCGGCCCGGAGGTCAACTACCAGCTGACCGCCGACCTGGTGCAGCGCCATTGGGACAAGGACACCGTTGGTGCCCTGGTTGCCTCGCCAGCCAACCCCACCGGCACCGTGCTGGGTCGGGACGAGCTGGCCAGCCTGTCCACTGCCACCCGGGAGCGCCACGGCCACCTGGTGGTGGACGAGATCTACCATGGCCTGACCTACGGCATGGACGCGCCCAGTGTGCTGGAAGTGGATGACTCGGCGTTTGTGCTGAATAGTTTTTCCAAGTATTTCGGCATGACCGGTTGGCGCCTCGGCTGGCTGGTAGCGCCGCCCGGCGCCGTGGCAGACCTGGAAAAACTGGCACAAAACCTGTACATCAGCGCGCCAAGCATGGCCCAGCATGCCGCGCTGGCGTGCTTCCAGCCCGAGACCCTGGCCATTTTCGAAGAGCGCCGCGCCGAGTTCGCCCGCCGTCGCGACTATCTGTTGCCCGCCCTGCGCGAGCTTGGCTTCCGCATTGCCGTCGAACCGCAGGGGGCCTTCTATCTGTATGCCGACATCAGTGCCTTTGGTGGTGATGCGTTCGCCTTTTGCCGGCATTTCCTGGAAACCGAGCACCTGGCCTTTACCCCGGGCCTGGATTTCGGCCGGCACCTGGCCGGCCATCATGTGCGTTTCGCCTATACCCAGAGCCTGCCGCGCCTGGAGCAGGCGGTGCAGCGGATTGCCCGCGGGCTGCGGAGCTGGCAGGGCTGA
- the gluQRS gene encoding tRNA glutamyl-Q(34) synthetase GluQRS, with protein MTDTRYIGRFAPTPSGFLHFGSLVAALASWLDARAVNGRWLLRMEDTDPPREMPGARDAILQTLERYGLEWDGEVVFQSQRHDAYGAVVDRLFNMGLAYACTCSRKQLEGYNGIYPGFCRNAGHAREGAAIRLRVPELIYRFTDRVQGEFQQHLGREVGDFVIQRRDGLYAYQLAVVLDDAWQGVTDIVRGADLLDNTPRQLYLQELLGFSQPRYLHIPLIVQPDGHKLGKSYRSPPLQAEHATPLLLRALRALGQETDPELLLATPAEVLAVARKQWKPEAIAQRTTVPEADLR; from the coding sequence ATGACCGATACCCGTTACATCGGGCGTTTCGCCCCCACTCCCAGCGGCTTCCTGCACTTCGGCTCGCTGGTCGCCGCCCTCGCCTCCTGGCTCGATGCCCGCGCCGTCAACGGCCGCTGGCTGCTGCGCATGGAGGATACCGACCCGCCGCGGGAAATGCCCGGTGCCCGCGATGCCATCCTGCAAACGCTGGAGCGCTATGGCCTGGAATGGGATGGCGAAGTGGTGTTCCAGAGCCAGCGGCACGACGCCTACGGCGCAGTGGTCGATCGCCTGTTCAACATGGGCCTGGCTTATGCCTGTACCTGCTCGCGCAAGCAGCTGGAGGGTTACAACGGCATCTACCCCGGTTTTTGTCGCAACGCCGGGCATGCGCGTGAAGGCGCGGCGATCCGCTTGCGGGTACCGGAACTGATCTATCGCTTTACCGACCGGGTGCAGGGCGAGTTCCAGCAACACCTGGGGCGTGAGGTAGGGGATTTCGTCATCCAGCGCCGCGACGGGCTGTATGCCTACCAGCTGGCGGTGGTACTGGATGATGCCTGGCAGGGTGTTACCGACATCGTGCGCGGCGCCGACCTGCTCGACAACACCCCGCGCCAGCTGTACCTGCAAGAGTTGCTGGGCTTTTCGCAACCGCGCTACCTGCATATACCGCTGATCGTCCAGCCGGATGGACACAAACTGGGCAAATCGTACCGTTCGCCGCCGCTGCAGGCGGAGCATGCCACGCCGCTGTTGCTGCGGGCATTGCGGGCGCTGGGCCAGGAGACCGACCCCGAGCTGTTGCTGGCGACACCGGCCGAAGTGCTGGCAGTGGCCCGCAAGCAGTGGAAACCCGAGGCGATTGCACAGCGCACCACGGTGCCAGAGGCTGATTTGCGCTGA